The following coding sequences lie in one Heyndrickxia oleronia genomic window:
- a CDS encoding transglutaminase-like domain-containing protein gives MDVKKLLAIAALSLVLTSACSNGSKTQMSDKKETIKVSTENTDLAKYDKLVKEKNIELKLEPLELTNYKDKIGATLTNPKYKKFAVNKELTISGVIEKEDQLKERYAWVKVSSLDIIDSNSVQDYYIPIENGTFKEDIHFYNGKGNYSIRVMLPATDRNNYYYDLATFEVINVHPEKQRDVTYTPYAQDASLVLKNVDSGLIEATEHLNLQGKVKNLEKTTTIMIEVKKDMENWKHEIPVKNGQFSYDVPLFYGKGLHQINVLVPDKMKDNRYQYGTTLFVNNRSNKKMTPIEFYRTYDERGIQLEIPKFGNDETKLSYQIKGKIDPHANLAKETTHIYIKTKKDQDEALDIIPVKDFTFDGSIYLRFGPGEYEVSVNVPEIREKNTNYFRYFSVASFSVTNLDTNDQRDLLPSRGIPSEHSKIIKLAKEITKDSKNDREKAKAIYDFTSKNISYDVQKFKNNEFEWDDNALKTLRLKTGVCQDYAYLAGALLRASNIEARVISGKAGTGILKNNHAWIEAKVNGKWLTMDPTWGAGYVQNDQFVAKYNEQYFDPNEQEFRKTHIRENIEY, from the coding sequence ATGGATGTAAAAAAATTACTAGCAATTGCTGCATTATCATTAGTTTTAACTTCTGCGTGCAGTAATGGAAGTAAAACCCAGATGTCTGATAAGAAGGAAACAATCAAAGTAAGCACTGAAAACACAGATTTAGCTAAATATGATAAATTAGTAAAAGAGAAAAATATTGAGCTTAAATTAGAGCCTCTAGAGCTCACTAATTATAAAGATAAAATCGGTGCAACATTAACCAATCCAAAATATAAAAAATTCGCCGTAAACAAAGAACTCACCATCTCTGGAGTTATTGAAAAAGAAGATCAATTAAAAGAAAGATATGCATGGGTTAAAGTAAGTTCACTTGATATCATCGATTCAAATTCAGTTCAAGATTATTATATTCCTATAGAAAATGGAACATTTAAAGAGGATATTCATTTTTATAATGGAAAAGGAAACTACTCTATTAGAGTCATGCTCCCTGCTACAGATCGCAATAATTATTATTATGATCTTGCTACCTTCGAAGTCATTAATGTTCATCCAGAGAAACAAAGAGATGTAACCTATACTCCCTATGCACAAGATGCAAGTCTCGTTTTAAAGAATGTAGATTCAGGGTTGATTGAAGCAACCGAACATTTAAATTTGCAAGGGAAAGTAAAAAACTTAGAAAAAACAACGACTATTATGATTGAAGTAAAAAAAGATATGGAAAATTGGAAACACGAAATTCCTGTAAAAAATGGTCAATTTTCTTACGATGTCCCCCTTTTCTATGGGAAAGGACTTCATCAAATCAATGTCCTCGTACCTGATAAAATGAAAGATAATCGTTATCAATATGGCACTACACTTTTTGTCAATAATCGTTCAAATAAAAAGATGACACCAATAGAATTTTATCGAACATATGACGAAAGAGGGATTCAATTAGAAATACCTAAATTTGGTAATGATGAAACAAAACTCTCTTATCAAATAAAAGGAAAAATCGACCCTCATGCTAACTTAGCCAAAGAAACCACACATATTTATATAAAAACAAAAAAAGATCAAGATGAAGCCCTTGATATCATCCCAGTAAAGGATTTTACATTTGACGGCTCCATTTATTTACGGTTCGGACCAGGTGAATATGAGGTATCAGTAAATGTACCTGAAATCAGGGAAAAGAACACAAATTATTTTCGTTATTTTTCAGTTGCCTCTTTCTCAGTAACTAATCTTGATACAAATGATCAAAGAGATCTATTACCATCAAGAGGGATACCATCGGAACACTCAAAGATTATTAAACTTGCAAAAGAAATTACTAAAGACAGTAAAAATGATCGAGAAAAAGCGAAAGCAATTTATGATTTCACTTCGAAAAATATTTCCTATGATGTTCAGAAATTTAAAAATAACGAATTTGAATGGGATGATAATGCATTAAAAACTCTACGCTTAAAAACCGGTGTCTGTCAGGATTATGCTTATCTAGCGGGAGCTCTGTTACGTGCAAGTAATATTGAAGCAAGAGTAATTTCGGGAAAGGCGGGTACAGGTATATTGAAAAATAATCATGCATGGATTGAAGCGAAAGTTAATGGAAAATGGTTAACTATGGATCCTACATGGGGCGCGGGATATGTTCAAAACGATCAATTTGTAGCAAAATATAATGAACAATATTTTGATCCTAATGAACAGGAGTTTAGGAAAACTCATATTAGAGAAAATATCGAGTACTAA
- a CDS encoding YdcF family protein, with amino-acid sequence MKKKLFISCISIFLLFSLAWVLFTYKQIKNVAKEKPPKNVPYLIILGAKVNGKVMSKALYERAITGLHYLKENKGTKVIVTGGQGPDEEIPEAEALRSYLLEHGIPNERIIIEDKSVNTFENLQNAKEFLEIKKAVIVSNDFHLYRSLQLAKSLGIEAYPLAGKTPKIVKTKLYLREYLAILKMKIIGK; translated from the coding sequence ATGAAAAAAAAGTTATTTATTTCTTGTATCTCAATATTTTTGCTTTTCAGTTTGGCTTGGGTTCTTTTCACTTATAAACAAATAAAAAATGTGGCAAAAGAAAAACCTCCAAAAAACGTTCCATATCTGATTATTTTAGGAGCAAAGGTGAATGGGAAGGTTATGTCAAAAGCTTTATATGAACGAGCAATCACAGGTTTGCATTATTTAAAGGAGAATAAGGGGACAAAAGTGATTGTTACTGGTGGGCAAGGACCTGATGAGGAAATACCTGAGGCTGAAGCTCTTCGCTCCTATTTATTAGAACATGGTATCCCGAATGAGCGAATTATTATTGAGGATAAGTCCGTAAATACGTTCGAGAATCTTCAAAATGCCAAGGAATTTTTAGAAATAAAGAAGGCAGTAATCGTTAGCAATGATTTTCATCTTTATCGATCACTTCAATTGGCAAAATCACTAGGGATCGAAGCTTATCCACTTGCAGGTAAAACCCCTAAAATTGTCAAAACAAAACTATATTTAAGGGAGTATTTAGCCATTTTAAAAATGAAAATTATTGGGAAGTGA
- a CDS encoding cell wall hydrolase, translating into MAVVKATDSDIALLARLLRAEAEGEGIQGMLLVGNVGINRIRANCSDFKGLRTVPQMVFQPHAFEATIHGYFYQRAREKEKRLARRSINGESFWPAKYSLWYFKPPGDCPATWYNQPLVARYKNHCFYEPTAETCQNVYNTF; encoded by the coding sequence ATGGCAGTTGTCAAGGCTACTGATTCAGATATTGCACTTTTAGCAAGGTTGCTAAGAGCTGAGGCAGAGGGGGAAGGTATACAAGGTATGCTTCTCGTAGGGAATGTCGGCATTAATCGGATAAGAGCGAATTGCTCCGATTTCAAGGGGCTCCGCACTGTACCGCAAATGGTTTTTCAACCTCATGCCTTTGAAGCTACTATACATGGTTATTTTTATCAGAGGGCAAGGGAAAAAGAGAAGCGCTTGGCTCGTCGATCAATTAATGGAGAAAGTTTTTGGCCGGCAAAGTATAGTCTTTGGTATTTTAAACCACCCGGTGATTGTCCAGCAACTTGGTACAATCAGCCATTAGTTGCAAGATATAAAAATCATTGCTTTTATGAACCAACAGCTGAAACATGTCAAAATGTATATAACACATTTTAA
- a CDS encoding DUF4062 domain-containing protein produces MPEPTKIFISSAAQDRLRPLRENLHRLLMEMEHRPLMYEKDFGPWPPEQLVENCLKYVEMSDIFLLFISDKAGNYSQYYKATITHCEFQKAYQCNKYIIVFVEDYIYDLFWYEIRLIIGEMLKSYKETYGTNPDNYFEIAKEAWEKHPKKKEHENIEPYIWGFMYDIYIKGHYLEKISFGMDPSLTIKRYFSDLFRRGSKYLAFEGTIEEQLQEGPIYKKHADFTSKIISYIKNGELINPRLFLEYLQRFLKNGIIYSQPHTMFETELGAYESCSGTTLYKKKGDLLTLVSVSGMASDENKTYPLEDRSSYSVQAFHSQSGQELFFSEEKQQFYLSIRTGNYVISFHYPVESYWSIEKVQGFKDDVMRDIMESESALYRDFAIQLLGGIR; encoded by the coding sequence TTGCCCGAACCTACAAAAATATTTATTAGTTCAGCTGCCCAAGATCGACTTAGACCCTTAAGGGAAAATCTCCATCGATTATTAATGGAGATGGAGCATAGACCTTTAATGTATGAAAAGGATTTTGGACCTTGGCCGCCAGAACAGCTTGTAGAGAATTGTTTAAAGTATGTGGAAATGAGTGATATTTTTCTTCTTTTCATATCTGATAAGGCTGGTAATTATAGCCAATATTATAAGGCAACAATCACTCATTGTGAGTTTCAGAAGGCTTATCAATGTAATAAATATATTATTGTTTTTGTGGAAGATTATATTTATGATCTTTTTTGGTATGAAATTCGTTTAATTATTGGCGAAATGTTAAAAAGCTATAAAGAAACTTATGGCACAAATCCTGATAATTACTTTGAAATCGCAAAAGAAGCATGGGAAAAGCATCCAAAGAAAAAAGAACATGAAAATATTGAACCGTACATTTGGGGATTTATGTATGACATTTATATCAAAGGTCATTATTTGGAGAAAATATCTTTCGGAATGGATCCAAGCCTTACAATAAAACGATATTTTAGTGATTTGTTTAGAAGAGGAAGTAAATATCTCGCATTTGAAGGAACCATCGAAGAACAACTTCAAGAAGGCCCTATTTATAAAAAACATGCTGATTTTACCTCTAAAATCATAAGTTATATTAAAAATGGTGAATTAATCAATCCAAGATTGTTTTTAGAATATCTTCAACGTTTTTTAAAAAATGGGATCATTTATAGTCAGCCCCATACCATGTTTGAAACAGAGCTTGGTGCATATGAATCCTGTTCAGGAACAACTTTATACAAAAAAAAGGGTGATTTATTAACACTTGTAAGTGTATCTGGTATGGCAAGTGATGAAAATAAAACATATCCTTTAGAAGATAGGAGTTCGTATTCTGTTCAAGCTTTTCATAGTCAGTCTGGCCAGGAGTTATTTTTTAGCGAAGAGAAACAGCAATTTTATTTATCAATTCGTACAGGAAATTATGTCATAAGTTTTCATTATCCAGTTGAGTCATATTGGTCTATTGAGAAGGTTCAAGGCTTTAAGGATGATGTGATGCGTGATATAATGGAATCAGAATCAGCATTGTATCGTGATTTCGCTATTCAATTGTTAGGAGGGATTCGATAG
- a CDS encoding Fpg/Nei family DNA glycosylase, whose amino-acid sequence MPELPEMETYKKLLYEKIVGKTITNIIINREKSINCRPDMFIKDILLQKVIRIDRRGKHLLFYLVNGRVLILHLMLGGWMYYGTEEEKPNRTIQIQLSFGIENLYFIGLRLGYLHLYPINEVDEALPNLGPEPLDINFTLPFFINYLHKKRGRLKTKLIDQKFLSGIGNCYSDEICYHAQLLPTRTLEDLTDIDKKQLYESIQLILRKAIQYGGYMNHAFYHDDRLTGGFDNKCKVYDREGELCERCGSEIIKKMISSRKTFYCPHCQF is encoded by the coding sequence ATGCCTGAACTACCTGAAATGGAAACATATAAAAAATTGCTGTATGAAAAAATTGTAGGGAAGACGATTACGAATATTATTATCAATCGTGAAAAATCAATAAATTGTCGGCCGGATATGTTTATTAAAGATATATTACTCCAAAAAGTTATTCGTATTGATCGAAGAGGCAAGCATTTACTTTTCTATTTGGTAAATGGTCGAGTCCTCATTCTTCATCTTATGCTTGGAGGATGGATGTATTATGGTACAGAGGAGGAGAAGCCTAACCGAACGATTCAAATTCAGCTTTCTTTCGGAATAGAGAATTTATACTTTATTGGTCTTCGTTTAGGCTATTTACACCTTTATCCAATAAATGAAGTAGATGAAGCATTGCCTAATTTAGGACCAGAACCATTGGATATTAATTTTACTCTACCATTTTTTATCAACTACTTACACAAAAAGCGTGGGCGTCTAAAGACCAAATTAATTGATCAAAAATTTTTATCTGGGATTGGTAATTGTTATTCTGATGAAATTTGTTATCACGCACAGCTATTACCTACAAGAACTTTAGAAGATTTAACTGATATTGATAAGAAACAATTGTATGAATCCATTCAATTAATCTTAAGGAAAGCTATACAATATGGTGGATATATGAACCATGCATTTTATCATGATGATCGGCTTACAGGAGGTTTTGATAACAAATGTAAAGTGTATGATCGTGAAGGTGAATTATGTGAGAGATGTGGCTCAGAAATTATCAAAAAAATGATATCATCTCGAAAGACCTTTTATTGCCCTCATTGTCAATTTTAA
- a CDS encoding DUF4304 domain-containing protein, with the protein MIVRNKIDKKLKRILYPVLKEYGFESINNRRYYAVHDNCTWVISINHIGNYYSELSGWPAQSLNVTIGIYFDFIPPIIEFNKFPNHYDCQVQMELCCLNEGENTGYKPNREKETIWWFWSNGKNIEDVINNIKYSFLKTGLPWLKKYSNIERAFEKIEREINSYHKFYNAQFFAKHLKLWDKYEEYHQLFKAEAIKFGE; encoded by the coding sequence TTGATTGTTCGGAATAAAATTGATAAGAAATTAAAACGAATCCTATATCCTGTTTTAAAAGAATATGGGTTTGAAAGTATCAATAATAGAAGATATTATGCTGTTCATGATAACTGTACATGGGTCATAAGCATTAATCATATTGGCAATTATTATTCCGAATTATCAGGTTGGCCTGCCCAATCCTTAAATGTTACTATCGGTATTTATTTTGATTTTATTCCCCCTATCATTGAATTCAATAAATTTCCCAATCATTATGATTGTCAAGTCCAGATGGAATTGTGTTGTCTAAATGAAGGAGAAAATACTGGGTATAAACCTAATCGAGAGAAGGAAACGATCTGGTGGTTTTGGTCGAATGGAAAAAATATCGAGGATGTTATCAATAATATTAAATATTCGTTTTTGAAAACGGGCTTGCCGTGGCTAAAAAAATACTCGAATATTGAACGAGCTTTTGAAAAAATCGAAAGAGAAATCAATTCATATCATAAATTTTATAATGCACAATTTTTTGCTAAACATTTAAAACTTTGGGATAAATATGAGGAGTATCATCAATTATTTAAAGCCGAAGCCATTAAGTTTGGCGAATGA
- a CDS encoding exodeoxyribonuclease III, which yields MKFVSWNVNGIRACINKGFLSYFNEVDADIFCIQETKCQDGQVTLELDNYYQYWNYAEKKGYSGTAVFTKQKPLSVKYGVGDETDESEGRILTLEFDQFYLVNVYTPNSQRDLARLPFRLEWEERIKEHLISLDQKKPVVYCGDLNVAHQEIDLKNPKSNKGNSGFTDEEREKMSTLLNTGFTDSFRYFYPDKTDSYTWWSYMNKVRERNIGWRIDYFIVSNRLVDSLQDSQIHSEILGSDHCPVMLEMKM from the coding sequence ATGAAATTCGTATCTTGGAATGTAAATGGCATAAGAGCATGTATAAATAAAGGATTTTTATCATATTTTAATGAAGTTGATGCAGATATTTTTTGTATTCAAGAAACAAAATGTCAGGATGGACAAGTAACTCTTGAATTAGATAATTACTATCAATATTGGAATTATGCTGAGAAAAAGGGATATTCCGGAACAGCGGTTTTTACAAAACAAAAGCCATTATCAGTAAAATATGGCGTGGGTGATGAAACAGATGAATCTGAAGGTAGAATATTAACTCTAGAATTTGATCAATTTTATTTAGTGAATGTGTACACTCCAAATTCTCAGAGGGATCTTGCCAGATTACCATTTCGTTTAGAATGGGAAGAAAGAATTAAAGAACATTTAATCTCATTGGATCAGAAAAAGCCAGTTGTTTATTGTGGTGATTTAAATGTTGCCCATCAAGAAATTGATTTAAAAAACCCAAAATCGAATAAAGGGAACTCCGGTTTTACTGATGAAGAAAGAGAAAAGATGAGTACATTATTGAACACGGGATTTACTGATTCCTTTCGTTATTTTTACCCAGATAAAACAGACTCCTATACTTGGTGGTCATATATGAATAAGGTAAGAGAAAGAAATATTGGCTGGAGAATTGATTATTTTATTGTATCTAATAGATTAGTAGACTCATTGCAGGACTCACAAATCCACTCTGAAATTTTAGGAAGTGATCATTGTCCTGTTATGCTTGAAATGAAAATGTAA
- a CDS encoding manganese-dependent inorganic pyrophosphatase, with product MEKILVFGHKNPDTDTICSAIAYAELKKKLGVEAEPVRLGEINGETKYALDYFKVDAPRFVQTVANESNGVILVDHNERQQSADDIDQVKVLEVIDHHRIANFETSDPLYYRAEPVGCTATILNKMYKENGVAINKETAGLMLSAIISDSLLFKSPTCTDQDIAAAKELAEIAGVDVDTFGLAMLKAGADLSDKSIEQLISLDAKEFQMGTHKVEVAQVNAVDTNDVLARKEELEVALTNKISEKNLDLFLFVVTDILNSDSVAIALGNAASAVEKAFNVRLENNTAILKGVVSRKKQIVPQLTDALK from the coding sequence ATGGAAAAGATATTAGTTTTTGGACATAAAAATCCTGACACAGACACAATTTGTTCGGCAATTGCTTATGCAGAATTAAAGAAGAAATTAGGTGTAGAAGCAGAGCCAGTACGATTAGGAGAAATAAATGGTGAAACAAAGTATGCGTTAGATTACTTTAAAGTAGACGCTCCTCGTTTCGTTCAGACAGTTGCAAATGAAAGTAATGGTGTAATTTTAGTTGATCATAATGAACGTCAACAAAGCGCGGATGATATTGATCAAGTAAAAGTTTTAGAGGTAATTGATCACCACCGTATTGCTAATTTTGAAACAAGTGATCCTTTATATTATCGTGCAGAGCCCGTAGGTTGTACAGCTACTATTTTAAACAAAATGTACAAGGAGAATGGGGTAGCTATCAATAAAGAAACAGCTGGTTTAATGCTTTCTGCAATTATTTCCGATTCACTATTATTTAAATCTCCAACTTGTACGGATCAAGATATTGCTGCAGCTAAAGAATTAGCGGAAATTGCTGGAGTTGATGTAGATACATTTGGTTTAGCTATGTTAAAAGCTGGTGCTGATTTAAGTGATAAATCTATTGAACAACTAATCAGTTTGGATGCGAAGGAATTCCAAATGGGTACACATAAGGTAGAAGTTGCACAAGTGAATGCAGTAGATACAAATGATGTGTTGGCTCGTAAGGAAGAATTAGAAGTAGCATTAACGAACAAAATTTCTGAAAAGAATTTAGACTTATTCCTATTTGTTGTGACAGACATATTAAATAGTGATTCGGTTGCCATTGCTTTAGGAAATGCAGCAAGTGCAGTGGAGAAGGCATTTAATGTAAGATTAGAAAACAATACAGCTATATTAAAAGGCGTTGTTTCACGCAAGAAACAAATTGTTCCTCAATTAACTGATGCTTTAAAATAA
- a CDS encoding spore coat protein, with the protein MQNQQNSNQMHQNMHTGNIPQQMNHGGHEVLDVGEVLSGSIGLMDQYTLLRGHVQDQELLNILDRQYQFMQQEYNTLVDCFQSGKDPAVPTQSYKMQQDNNFVYGLQPSQPKKPLQSVSELTDECISGLMLGGVKSSASMKTVAACETTNPVVRRVLADSIPNCIEMAYELSIYQNKHHYYQVPQFAQQDMQQMLHAYAPTGGQMPNTNNMTH; encoded by the coding sequence ATGCAAAACCAGCAAAACTCAAACCAAATGCATCAAAATATGCATACAGGAAATATTCCACAACAAATGAATCATGGTGGTCATGAAGTATTGGATGTAGGGGAAGTATTATCAGGATCTATTGGCTTAATGGATCAATATACTTTATTAAGAGGTCATGTTCAAGACCAGGAACTATTAAACATTTTAGACCGACAATACCAATTTATGCAACAGGAATATAATACATTGGTGGATTGCTTTCAATCAGGTAAGGATCCAGCGGTTCCTACTCAAAGCTATAAAATGCAGCAAGATAATAATTTTGTCTATGGATTGCAGCCGTCACAACCGAAAAAACCTTTACAATCTGTGTCAGAATTGACTGATGAATGCATTTCTGGTTTAATGCTTGGTGGTGTAAAATCTTCTGCTTCTATGAAGACAGTGGCTGCATGTGAAACGACTAACCCTGTAGTACGAAGAGTGTTAGCAGATTCCATACCAAACTGTATTGAAATGGCCTATGAACTGTCAATTTATCAAAATAAACATCATTATTATCAGGTGCCACAATTTGCTCAACAAGATATGCAACAAATGCTCCATGCGTATGCCCCTACAGGAGGGCAAATGCCAAACACTAATAATATGACTCACTAA
- a CDS encoding ABC transporter ATP-binding protein, with translation MIEVQNITKRYGRKKVLNGVSFTANKGEITCLIGINGVGKTTTLKAIVGLTPINSGKILIDGAKLTKSSYEKITFIPDAITMLPHMTIHQSMVFMDDFYENWNQQRADDLLTFFKLDKGTRISELSKGNVAKVNLLLGLCIDVDYVLMDEPFSGIDIFSREQIAEVFTSHLVEDRGVIITTHEINDIEHLIDKVVLIDNGNVLKEFNTEEIRLTEGKSVVDVMREVYRG, from the coding sequence ATGATCGAGGTCCAAAATATTACGAAAAGGTATGGTCGTAAAAAAGTACTAAACGGTGTTTCATTTACTGCTAATAAAGGAGAAATAACCTGTTTAATTGGGATCAATGGAGTGGGGAAAACAACAACATTGAAAGCGATCGTAGGTCTAACTCCCATTAATAGCGGAAAAATACTTATCGATGGTGCAAAATTAACTAAATCTAGCTATGAAAAAATCACGTTTATACCAGATGCGATTACCATGCTTCCCCACATGACAATCCACCAATCAATGGTATTTATGGATGACTTTTATGAAAATTGGAACCAACAGCGTGCGGACGACTTGCTTACATTTTTTAAACTAGATAAAGGAACACGAATTTCTGAGCTTTCAAAGGGAAATGTGGCGAAAGTAAATTTATTATTAGGACTTTGTATTGATGTTGATTATGTTTTAATGGATGAACCATTCTCAGGTATTGATATTTTTAGCAGAGAGCAAATAGCAGAAGTGTTCACGAGTCACTTAGTCGAAGACAGAGGTGTAATTATAACAACCCATGAAATAAATGATATTGAACACTTAATTGATAAGGTAGTTCTCATAGATAACGGAAATGTATTAAAAGAATTTAATACAGAAGAAATTCGTTTGACAGAGGGGAAATCGGTTGTTGATGTGATGAGAGAGGTGTACAGAGGGTGA
- a CDS encoding YpzG family protein gives MSYRNFLDPQSERFHYSTTRRKHTKSQVNGQTQVSQNIIILRSNAKAHFW, from the coding sequence ATTAGTTACAGAAACTTTTTAGATCCACAATCTGAACGATTTCACTATAGTACCACAAGAAGAAAACATACGAAATCACAAGTAAATGGACAAACACAAGTTTCTCAAAATATCATAATTCTTAGAAGCAATGCGAAAGCACATTTTTGGTAA
- a CDS encoding GntR family transcriptional regulator encodes MKINFNNRDPVYVQVVRYFKEQIAIGMLEKGQEIPSRRELASMLKINPNTAQRAYKEMEEQGLIHTEKNYPSRITNDEVVLSKVRTELIVEAVDSFVQSIRSINVPVDELLELIKEKYNSSENERKELE; translated from the coding sequence ATGAAAATTAATTTTAATAATCGTGATCCTGTCTATGTACAGGTTGTTCGGTACTTCAAGGAACAAATAGCAATAGGTATGCTAGAAAAGGGCCAAGAAATTCCTTCGCGAAGAGAGCTTGCCTCAATGCTGAAAATTAATCCGAATACTGCACAAAGAGCCTATAAGGAAATGGAGGAACAGGGGTTGATACACACTGAAAAAAATTACCCAAGTAGAATTACAAATGACGAGGTTGTTTTAAGTAAGGTAAGAACAGAGTTAATTGTTGAAGCGGTGGATTCCTTTGTTCAATCCATTCGGTCTATTAATGTCCCAGTCGACGAGTTACTTGAATTAATAAAGGAAAAATATAATTCATCAGAAAACGAAAGGAAGGAACTGGAATGA
- a CDS encoding ABC-F family ATP-binding cassette domain-containing protein encodes MSIVHVENLTHFYGDQLVFKDIEFRLLNKEKVGLVGPNGAGKSTLLKILSGQLLPDYGSISWLPNKQIGYLEQHIELKKGTSILGFLKSAFQHLYDMEEEMLGITNKMAICNEGELQGLLKRYSLIQDILEAQDFYLIDSKIEDVSSGLGILALGLDRDVAQLSGGQRTKLLLAKLLLTEPDILLLDEPTNYLDYEHIVWLKDYLINYKKSFILISHDTHFLNEVVNVIFHLEHKHLTRYVGNYRAFLEAYELRKHQIHIAYSKQQQEIHKLETYIQKNKVRSSTSKQAKSREKKLAKIERIEKPVGNLHPRYSFHVSERPVSTIIETKDIIVGYTYPLLPALNFTLKRGDKVAIIGHNGIGKSTLLKTMMGEINPLSGTISIGDNVRPSYFEQEWHTPVEQTPMDYIWSMHEQMNQKEIRQALARAGINKEHILQPLHTLSGGEQTKVRLCQLMLEKSNWLILDEPTNHLDVQAKEALALALKKYEGTLLIVSHEPEFYEEWCTNVLNLEDCR; translated from the coding sequence ATGAGTATCGTACATGTTGAAAATTTAACTCATTTCTATGGTGATCAATTAGTTTTTAAAGATATTGAATTTCGTTTATTGAACAAAGAAAAGGTTGGTTTAGTGGGCCCAAATGGAGCAGGTAAATCAACACTTCTAAAAATTTTATCAGGTCAACTGTTACCTGATTATGGAAGCATTTCTTGGCTTCCTAATAAGCAAATTGGCTATTTAGAACAGCATATCGAATTGAAAAAAGGAACAAGTATTTTAGGTTTTTTAAAAAGTGCATTTCAACATTTATATGATATGGAAGAAGAAATGTTAGGAATTACAAATAAAATGGCGATATGTAATGAGGGTGAGTTACAAGGGCTCTTGAAACGATATTCGTTAATTCAGGATATATTAGAAGCTCAGGATTTTTACCTTATTGATTCAAAAATTGAAGATGTCTCATCTGGATTAGGTATCCTAGCACTAGGTTTAGATCGGGATGTTGCACAATTAAGTGGTGGACAACGTACAAAATTATTGTTGGCAAAACTTCTATTAACCGAGCCGGATATATTATTATTGGATGAACCAACGAATTATCTTGATTACGAACATATTGTTTGGTTGAAAGACTATTTAATTAATTATAAGAAATCATTTATTCTTATATCACATGATACGCATTTTTTAAACGAGGTCGTAAATGTTATTTTTCATTTAGAGCATAAACATTTAACTAGGTATGTAGGGAATTATCGAGCATTCTTAGAAGCTTATGAATTAAGAAAACACCAAATTCATATTGCATATAGTAAGCAGCAACAGGAAATTCACAAGCTTGAAACCTATATTCAAAAAAATAAAGTCCGTTCTTCCACTTCTAAACAAGCAAAATCAAGAGAAAAGAAATTAGCAAAAATTGAACGAATTGAAAAGCCGGTGGGAAACCTACATCCAAGATATTCATTTCACGTTTCTGAACGACCCGTTAGTACGATCATTGAAACGAAAGATATTATTGTTGGGTATACCTATCCTTTACTCCCGGCCTTAAACTTTACTTTAAAAAGAGGCGACAAAGTTGCCATTATTGGACATAATGGGATTGGAAAATCTACCTTACTAAAAACAATGATGGGTGAAATTAATCCTTTAAGCGGAACCATCTCAATAGGAGATAATGTGAGGCCATCTTATTTCGAACAAGAATGGCATACGCCAGTTGAACAAACACCGATGGATTATATTTGGTCCATGCATGAACAAATGAATCAGAAAGAAATTCGCCAAGCTCTTGCACGTGCTGGTATCAATAAAGAACATATATTGCAACCACTTCATACTTTGAGTGGGGGTGAACAGACGAAAGTAAGGTTATGTCAACTGATGTTAGAAAAAAGTAACTGGCTTATTCTTGACGAGCCAACGAATCACTTAGATGTTCAAGCAAAAGAAGCATTGGCTTTAGCACTAAAGAAATATGAAGGAACATTACTGATTGTATCTCATGAACCTGAATTTTATGAAGAATGGTGCACAAACGTGCTTAATCTTGAGGATTGCAGATAA